The Fodinibius saliphilus genomic interval GAAGCATTGTTATAGGAGGTAGTTGATAGCTTAGTTAAAGTTTAAGCTATCAGGATATTTCTTACAATAATATCAGTATACCTGCTACAGAATAACCCCACAAATACCATTATTTAAACAATGGATTTTACAATGCCACTTAATGAAAATGATAGAGAGTTGCACGATGAAAAAACTATGTCTGGTTCTTATGCTATCAGTTATTTTCTTTCAGTTAGCAACAGCCCAAAGCAACAATTATAGAATTGGAGAGTATATCCAGGTTGTGAAAACGGACTCCATTAAAACGCAATTTATGGCCGCAGGCCAAACTGTTGATATCTTCGGATGGCTGGGCAATGATTTATTTTCGGCTGCAGAACTTATTTCTATAGATGGGTATATCACTGATGATGCTATACTGGCAAGTAGACACGCTAGCATTCGGGGAACTATTGGTGATCTTTTAGCTGGGGTTGCTGAAACCTTCATTATTGACGGAAACGTAAATGGAGATATTTTTGTGGCCGGTCGTGAAGTTCGTATCACAAATAACACCCACATTATAGGAAATGCTCATATAGCTGCTGAAACCATTATTATTGAAGGAGGATTAGTTGAAGGACAGTTAAACGCTGCAGCTTCCACAATAAGAATAGATGGCCGTATCAATAATAAAGCTCATTTTTATACACCTGATATAACTTTTGGTGAAAATTATCAGGCAACTTACGGCACCAATATAATTAGCGATCAAGAAGTGCACAGAGAAAATATTGGCATCATCCCGCCCAATCTCACAATCACAATAAATAAACCAAAAATATGGCCTGTCTTACTATTTAAAATTGGATTATACCTCGCACTTTTAATCACTGGCCTAATTTTTATAAGACTGTTTGAACAGACTTCCAAAGACCTATACCGTTTCTCTACCGAACAGATGTTGAAAAATACCGGTACAGGCTTACTATCGTTTATCGCCTGGCCCATTGTTATAACTGCGCTATTTATACTTGTCCTAACAATCCCTCTTTCCATTATTTTATTATTCATGTATGGTTTGGCACTACTTTTCAGTTACCTATTCGTAGCTATGCTATTGGGTAGTATGGGCATTGTGTATTTTAAACAAGAAGCTACAACTTCTACCTATTATTGGGGACTGGCACTTGGGATGATCCTTGTTGGGATACTAGTTAACCTGCCTTTTATAGGTTGGGTGCTAAATATTCTGCTACTCTTTTTTGGCTTGGGTAGTATTGTGCGATATGTATGGATAAACCGAACAGTAACTGAAAGTATCGAGAATCCCCAGGGAGCTATGTAATGATTAACTGGCTGTTTCAACACTTACGGCCAATACTGCAACAGGCTATTCGCCGACCAATAGCGGTTTTTTCAGTAAGTTTGTTAGTTGCTTTGGCCGGTTTTGTACTGGCAACCAATCTCCGTATTGATAATGACCTATCAAAACTAATCCCCCAAATATACCCCAGTGTACAAGCGTTAAACACTTTACGCAACCAAGTAGGGGCTGAACATGAATTAGCTGTAGCAATACACAGCCCCTCTTTTGAAGCCAACAAACAATTTGCCAAAGATTTAATAGATCCGGCCCTCAATCTTTGGGGTGATGATTATGACA includes:
- a CDS encoding polymer-forming cytoskeletal protein — translated: MKKLCLVLMLSVIFFQLATAQSNNYRIGEYIQVVKTDSIKTQFMAAGQTVDIFGWLGNDLFSAAELISIDGYITDDAILASRHASIRGTIGDLLAGVAETFIIDGNVNGDIFVAGREVRITNNTHIIGNAHIAAETIIIEGGLVEGQLNAAASTIRIDGRINNKAHFYTPDITFGENYQATYGTNIISDQEVHRENIGIIPPNLTITINKPKIWPVLLFKIGLYLALLITGLIFIRLFEQTSKDLYRFSTEQMLKNTGTGLLSFIAWPIVITALFILVLTIPLSIILLFMYGLALLFSYLFVAMLLGSMGIVYFKQEATTSTYYWGLALGMILVGILVNLPFIGWVLNILLLFFGLGSIVRYVWINRTVTESIENPQGAM